GATCCTGGCCGAGGGCCAGGCCGACGCGATCGCGCTGGCCCGCGGCATCCTCTACGATCCGCGTTGGCCGTGGCACGCCGCCGCCGCACTCGGCGCCAAGCTGAAGCCGGCGCCGCAATACCTGCGCTGCGAGCCGCGCTCGGCGCGCGGCCTGTTCGACGCATGATGCGCGCGCGCCTGGCCGTGCAGGGCGCGGCCTCAACCTCGCACCATTCAAGGAGTTTGCGATGAGCATCGGTTTTCTCGGCCTGGGCACGATGGGCCTGCCGATCGCGCACAACCTGCTGCGCGCCGGGCATGCGCTGACCGTGTGGAACCGCAGTGCGGGCGCGGCGCAGACGCTGCTCGATGCCGGCGCGCAGGCGGCCGCGCAGCCGGCCGATGCGGTGCGCGGCCAGGTGCTGTTCTCGATGCTGGCCGACGACACGGCGGTGCGCGAGACCCTGCTCGACCGTGGCGCGCTCGACGCGCTGCCTGCCGGCAGCGTGCACGTCAACATGGCCACGATCTCGGTGGCGTTGGCGCGCGAACTGAGCGCGCTGCATGCCGAACGCGGCGTGGCCTATCTGGCCATCCCGGTACTGGGCCGGCATGACGTGGCGGCCGCCGGCCAGCTCAACCTGCTCGCCGCCGGCGACGCCGCCGCGCTGGCGCGGGTGCAGCCGCTGCTCGACGTGATCGGGCGCAAGACCTGGTATTTCGGCGCTGCGCCGGAGCAGGCCAACGCGGTCAAGCTGGCCGCCAACCTGTGCCTGGCCAGTGCGATCGGCACCATGGCCGAAGCCTCGGCGCTGGTGCGCGGGCACGGCGTGGACGCGGCCGACTTCCTGGGCATGCTGGTCAACACCCTGTTCGCCGCGCCGGCGTACCAGAACTACGGCGGCATGATCGCGCAGCAGCGCTACAGTCCGGCCGGCTTCAAGACCACGCTGGGGCTGAAAGACGTGCGCCTGGCGCTGAGCGCCGGCGAGACCCGGCACGTACCGATGCCGCTGGCGGCGGTGCTGCGCGACCAGTTCATCGACGCGATCGCGCACGGCGACGGCGAGCTGGACTGGTCGGCGCTGGCCAAGGTCGCCGCACGCCGCGCCGGGCAGGACTGAGCGCCCGATCAGGCCGGATCTTCAGGCGGCCTTGTCGCGGCATGGCGCAGACTGCGTCGCCGCGCTTGAGCTGGCCGCATGCTTCCCGCTAAGGTGCGGCGGCTAGCAGGCGCATCATAGGAGGATGCCATGAGCCCGAATTCGTCCGACCCCGGCGCCATGACGCCCATCCAGCCGCCGCGCGCGGTCGCGCGCGAGACCGTGCTCGGCCCCGAGCACCAGGACCACCCCGATCATCTGCTGTACGCGCAGATCCGCGAAGGCGTGCACGCGCTGGACGCCGCCTGCGGCCGCGCCCCCGATGCGATCAGCGAGCGGATGGTGGCGCGGCTGCTGCCACTGGCGAAGGAGTACGGCTTCGACCAGGTCGATCACGTGGTGCTGAGCCGTGAACTGGGCGAGGTGGAGCAGGGCGAGAACGTATTCCTGGTGCGCGGCGACCTGGACGATCCGGCGCACCTGCGCGCGCACATCACTACCCACGAGGCGGTCGGCATGTCGGTGGAAGACTCGCTGGCGCGGCTGGAGAAGGTCAACCGGCGGCTGGCGCTGCGACTGCGTCCGGAGTAGACGTGGCGTGCCGGCACGGCGCCTGCGGCCAGCGCACGGACGCTCCACCTGTAGGAGCGGCTTCAGCCGCGACGAACGAAGCGGTGCACTTTCCTGCGCGGGTGAGGAGTCGGGACTGAAGTCCCTCCCACAGTGCACCCGATTGGCCTGCGCAAGTCCCTGTAGGAGCGGCTTCAGCCGCGAGAGCGAAGTAGCACACTTTCCTCTGCACGGGAAGGTACCGGGACTGAAGTGCCCCCCTACAGTGCATCCGGTTGATCCTGCCGCAAGTCCCTGTGGGAGCGACTTCAGTCGCGACAGGCCTTACCGGTAAAGCCCGTCGCGGCTGAAGCCGCTCCTACAGTCGGCAAGGCGCCCGTCAAGGCCCGACGGCATTCCACATCCAATGTCCTGGCACCATCCGCCGCCGCCGCCACCGCCACCGCCACCGCCACCGTCCCGAGCTCTAGCCCGAGTCCCGAGTCCCGAGTCCCGAGTCCCGAAATTCTCCCCTATCATTGGCCCGATGCGCCCCGACTACATCCTGACCCTGTCCTGCCCGGACCGTACCGGCATCGTCTACCGCGTCAGCGGCCTGCTGTTCGAGCACGGCTGCAACATCCTCGATGCGCAGCAGTTCGGCGACGAGGAGAGCGGCCGGTTCTTCCTGCGCGTGCACTTCGACGTGCCCGCCGACGGCATCGTCGCCGCGGTGAAGGTGCAGTTGACGCCGCTCGCCGCCGACTACGCGATGGACTGGCAACTGCACGATGCGCGCCGCCGCGCGCGCCTGCTGGTGCTGGTCAGCAAGCAGGGCCATTGTCTCAACGATCTGCTGTTCCGCGCGCACAGCCGGCAACTGCGCGTGGACATCGCCGCGGTGGCGTCCAACCACCAGGATTTCGCTGCGTTGGCGCAGTCCTACGACGTGCCGTTCCACCACCTGCCGGTCAGCGCCGCCAACCGTGACGCGCAGGAGGCGCAGCTGCTGGCGCTGGTGGAGCGCGAACGCATCGACCTGGTGGTGCTGGCGCGCTACATGCAGATCCTGTCGCCGACGCTGTGCGCGGCGCTGGCCGGGCGCGCGATCAACATCCATCACAGCTTCCTGCCCAGCTTCAAGGGCGCGCAGCCGTACCACCAGGCGCACGCGCGCGGGGTCAAGATCATCGGCGCCACCGCGCATTACGTCACCGGCGATCTCGACGAAGGCCCGATCATCGAACAGGACGTGGCCCGCGTCGATCACGCGATGACCCCGCGCGACCTGGTGCGCCTGGGGAGCGACACCGAATCGCAGGTGCTGGCGCGCGCGGTGCGCCGCCATGTCGAGCATCGGATTCTGTTGAATGGACACCGCACGGTGGTGTTTCGCTGATCTTGGCGACTCGGGACTCGGGACTCGGGACTCGGGACGCGAAAGAGCCTGAGTTCTGCGTGGCGACGGGTTGGCCAAGGCGCTTTTCAGTGCTCGATTTTTGGCTGCCCGATCAGGGTTCGAAGCGGTAGCCGGCGCCATACACCGAGCGCACCCAGTCTTCGCCTCCGACGTCGGCAAGCTTGCGGCGCAGGTTCTTGACGTGGCTGTCCACGGTGCGGTCGGTGACGATGCGGTGGTCGGCGTAGAGCCGGTCCATCAGCTGTTCGCGCGAATACACCCGGCCCGGTGTGGCGGCCAGGGTGCGCAGCAGGCGGAACTCGACCTGGGTCAGGTCCAGATCGTGGCCATGCACGCTGGCACGGCATGCGGCTTCGTCGATGTGCAGGCCCGGCGCCGCCGCGTCGTTGGGATCGTGGCGATGGCGGCGCAGTACCGCCTGCACCCGCGCCACCACTTCGCGCGGGCTGAACGGCTTGCAGATGTAGTCGTCGGCGCCGATCTCCAGGCCGAGCAGGCGGTCGATCTCGTCCACCCGCGCGGTGACCATGATCACCGGCACCGCGCTCTCCTTGCGCAGGTCGCGGCAGATCTCCAGGCCGTCGCGGTTGGGCAGCATCAGGTCAAGCAGCACCAGGTCCGGCTTCTGCGCGCGGAACGCGCCCAGCGCCTGCGCGCCATCGGCGATCCAGTCGTGCGAATAGCCGGCCGCATGCAGGTATTCGCGCATCACCGCGGCCAGGCGCGGTTCGTCTTCGACGATCAGCACGTGGCCGATCGGATCCAGGCCGCTCATGCCGCCAGCGCCGGCAAGCGCAGCACCACCCGAAGCCCGCCCAGCGCGGAGGCCTCGGCGTTGATCGAGCCGCCATGCGCCTCGGCGATGTTGCGGCAGATCGCCAGGCCCAGGCCGCTGCCGCCGCTGGCGCGGTTGCGCGAGGCCTCGGTGCGGTAGAAGCGTTCGAACAGGCGCTCGCGCTTGTCCGCGTCCACGCCCGGCGCGCTGTCCTCGACCACCAGTTCCAGCACCGCGTCGCGACGCGCGCAGCGCACCTGCACCGTGCCGCCGGCATCGGTGTAGCGCAGCGTGTTCTCCAGCAGGTTGCCGAGCAGCTGCTGCAGCCGGCGCTCGTCGCCGTCTACCTGCAGCGGGCCGGCGTCGATCTGCACCTGCAGCTGCAGCGGCGCGGCGGCGAAGCGCGCCTGCACGCCGGCCAGCACCGTGGCCAGGATCAGCGCCAGATCGACCGGTGCACGCCGGTAGGCGAGCGCGCCGACGTCGGTCAGCGAGACGTCGTACAGGTCTTCGATCAGCTTGCCGAGCTGGCCGACCTGCTGGTGCAGCGATCCCAGCGAAGCCGGGGTCATCGGCCGGATGCCGTCCTGCAACGCTTCCAGTTCGGCGCGCAGCACCGCCAGCGGCGTGCGCAGTTCGTGCGAGATATCGGCCATGAACTCGCGGCGTACGCGTTCGTTGTGTTCCAGCGCCTGCGCCAGCAGGTTGAAGTCGCGCGCCAATTGGCCGAATTCGTCGCGCGCGCC
This sequence is a window from Xanthomonas sp. CFBP 8443. Protein-coding genes within it:
- a CDS encoding XVIPCD domain-containing protein, whose amino-acid sequence is MTPIQPPRAVARETVLGPEHQDHPDHLLYAQIREGVHALDAACGRAPDAISERMVARLLPLAKEYGFDQVDHVVLSRELGEVEQGENVFLVRGDLDDPAHLRAHITTHEAVGMSVEDSLARLEKVNRRLALRLRPE
- a CDS encoding response regulator; the protein is MSGLDPIGHVLIVEDEPRLAAVMREYLHAAGYSHDWIADGAQALGAFRAQKPDLVLLDLMLPNRDGLEICRDLRKESAVPVIMVTARVDEIDRLLGLEIGADDYICKPFSPREVVARVQAVLRRHRHDPNDAAAPGLHIDEAACRASVHGHDLDLTQVEFRLLRTLAATPGRVYSREQLMDRLYADHRIVTDRTVDSHVKNLRRKLADVGGEDWVRSVYGAGYRFEP
- the purU gene encoding formyltetrahydrofolate deformylase, translated to MRPDYILTLSCPDRTGIVYRVSGLLFEHGCNILDAQQFGDEESGRFFLRVHFDVPADGIVAAVKVQLTPLAADYAMDWQLHDARRRARLLVLVSKQGHCLNDLLFRAHSRQLRVDIAAVASNHQDFAALAQSYDVPFHHLPVSAANRDAQEAQLLALVERERIDLVVLARYMQILSPTLCAALAGRAINIHHSFLPSFKGAQPYHQAHARGVKIIGATAHYVTGDLDEGPIIEQDVARVDHAMTPRDLVRLGSDTESQVLARAVRRHVEHRILLNGHRTVVFR
- a CDS encoding NAD(P)-dependent oxidoreductase; this translates as MSIGFLGLGTMGLPIAHNLLRAGHALTVWNRSAGAAQTLLDAGAQAAAQPADAVRGQVLFSMLADDTAVRETLLDRGALDALPAGSVHVNMATISVALARELSALHAERGVAYLAIPVLGRHDVAAAGQLNLLAAGDAAALARVQPLLDVIGRKTWYFGAAPEQANAVKLAANLCLASAIGTMAEASALVRGHGVDAADFLGMLVNTLFAAPAYQNYGGMIAQQRYSPAGFKTTLGLKDVRLALSAGETRHVPMPLAAVLRDQFIDAIAHGDGELDWSALAKVAARRAGQD
- the baeS gene encoding sensor histidine kinase efflux regulator BaeS, with translation MKLGITAKLFLAILAACVAVLLVNGIAVQVFLKRQFLDYLNEQGVERMLETLPRVRAEYARHGNWDFVRDNPDAWFVLMRPERSPGQPRRPPPISDQTGAVFRFAVLDKDYRSVIGNPDVGRNDILRPIVVDGRTVGWMAMLPFQKVLAAEDARFYQAQQRAWWTIGSASLLVAALLGWLLSRALLRRMRGLTGATHRLAAGDYATRIDTGARDEFGQLARDFNLLAQALEHNERVRREFMADISHELRTPLAVLRAELEALQDGIRPMTPASLGSLHQQVGQLGKLIEDLYDVSLTDVGALAYRRAPVDLALILATVLAGVQARFAAAPLQLQVQIDAGPLQVDGDERRLQQLLGNLLENTLRYTDAGGTVQVRCARRDAVLELVVEDSAPGVDADKRERLFERFYRTEASRNRASGGSGLGLAICRNIAEAHGGSINAEASALGGLRVVLRLPALAA